From the genome of Populus alba chromosome 10, ASM523922v2, whole genome shotgun sequence, one region includes:
- the LOC118060209 gene encoding uncharacterized protein isoform X3 — protein sequence MAKREVLLDRWRTIEEEEELHANDGDNPVIRRRLHLLKEQWFSDTFEYLISLPREEHIWCGDFDLMGPLLETFYNYYKDDRPDSPLRLLWKRMSGEMRHCIQCVSQHHHAQEMYDKEYETSSIGPLLEVLKSIDEERVTQHLREINDRLKKQEYDHLRDNVDVVSLMYEVLMFPVLLDDQSLLSEFELFIEAVDNMHELALSGHQQFPGVYALLFLNRRVRTVGRRLARSMEKLRGATDLEPLQPLLKKFLGFLETEILPSASKTSRPRAQMERLSIWLGITSLIEFLEPPAFEEGILECYPIFFDIVLNHISGDSAEFCHAVSCLKELFKMLGCKLWLRSTLSPSVMRNTLLGQCFHTQNEKIHKDILDLFPPFLQSLEALQDGEHEKQRRHFLYFLLHQVPVSSNFNVLTRKLACKIALLIVHRGYKMNPPCPPYECAHMWGPSLVATLKDSSLHSALRQPAFNLIQIILVSDAAALLSTMWSNHKIIDADTNICFELNDDVKDEDRLPFVIDVEDTDGICWSEFSAQSKIASEEHRGWMCIPMLWIDVLVDTDPSVLPLSFLKAVFWARSHLTMVEPETSVQTVRTWLSTSATEISTSFGWKVPTGFDDGGVGKESKNSIKVSVMHLPLIRTFNRLTTHFLALMRLGELRKQWTWEPSMAESLILSLLDSNDDVRQFGKCILEQVSSTRGLACGLKFLCSSGFSLAAMFLGLRHALKVVQLDSVVSKFQTLQHFFFVLCKLIKEGDLHKPDLPQNSSDDSKIRKYSSQEKFRYLLSRIAWPSIRMFLVEGKAFIDYSLCQMTCVRVLEILPVVFERLFQPLFKHAWDNGKMVENPSNFGWLYDLMDWGKSSLKVVVVYWKRTVIYLLNLLKGFCSNASELTVRAIEKLISCDNISIDQLTEQVSHLQVALSKEVSFDNVMITSKPKAPDVLPVLVEDADVQILDSVSMSDKRNKSDVIVVSDDEAEKQISPVKVAASTSDSCKISLDSKKIAPADRIVSPTDTEYKGSRNDTSRDLLDDPQQKDALDITSLTSQKLDSDKLRGKQPPHLKSKGGSKSSKNVPLSSQCRIDLKSPESVSSKSSNDAGNSMISETRDSILKELVRDTGADPPEAAVKSVRQQQFNLTKLTATVPKRQVIQLKTPAGNRFGNLQRLEAGVKRFKPPRLDDWYRPILEIDYFAIVGLASARKDENQTVSRLKEVPVCFQSPEQYVDIFRPLVLEEFKAQLRSSFLEMSSWEEMYYGSLSVLSVERIDDFHLVRFVHDESDSTSSRSFSENDLLLLTKEAPENASHDVHMVGKVERRERENKRRSSILLIRFYFLNGSLRLNQARRQLVDRSKWHASRIMSITPQLREFQALSSIKDIPILSAILKPVNDSLGNNESRELGLSNLSQPLQQTLKSSFNDSQLQAISVAIGSTILKKDFDLSLIQGPPGTGKTRTIVAIVSGLLASLQGTKDTKNSLKGHLKQGNGLSITSRPKINQSVAIARAWQDAALARQLNKDVERNEKSVESSFRGRVLICAQSNAAVDELVSRISSQGLYGNDGKMYKPYLVRVGNAKTVHLNSLPFFIDTLVDNRLAEERMHLSNSKKDSGIGSSAALRSNLEKLVDCIRFYEAKRANLKDGNLDLKNSLEDELHKEDETKQMSDSELEITLKKLYEEKKQLFKDLSAAQVQEKKTSEEIRAMKHKLRKLILKDAEIVVTTLSGCGGDLYVVCSESMSNYKFACPSEHTLFDAVVIDEAAQALEPATLIPLQLLKSNGTKCIMVGDPKQLPATVLSNVASKFLYECSMFERLQRAGHPVTMLTKQYRMHPEICRFPSLHFYDSKLMNGEKMSNKSASFHEIEVLGPYLFYDIMDGQELRGKTSGASSLYNEREAEAAVELLRFFKRRYSSEFVGGRIGIITPYKCQLSLLRSRFSSAFGSSVVADMEFNTVDGFQGREVDILILSTVRAADSNSSMNGLSSSSIGFVADVRRMNVALTRAKLSLWILGNARTLQTNWNWAALVKDAKERNLVISAKQPYESLFDTAPRDTCRRESINNHSRQSKHVENFRGSGKRGKQNEQKVYRDKNSIRSVTQCDGTVAGDGKDFYVQSSKRKPREEHDLPGKMDLPKNFKSIIPGESVTGDESKGKDRSQKKLSSGKKKEKCANSKSTRERSELELGDGHKNLKLNMLRGPKKSIEGKRSQKNLDSSTSSAEGSLKSKEVNDGRDPNPIGASLDLITKRKQQREAVEAILNSSLISSKKSEPSMKSMSAKRPPSPTSAVSGGIRPPKTRKDNLKEKPGYFV from the exons ATGGCGAAGAGGGAAGTATTATTAGATAGATGGAGAACCatcgaggaagaagaagaacttcACGCCAACGATGGCGATAATCCAGTCATACGACGCCGTCTTCACCTCCTCAAAGAACAATG GTTTTCAGACACATTTGAGTACTTGATTAGTTTGCCCAGAGAAGAACATATATGGTGTGGAGATTTTGATTTGATGGGCCCACTTTTAGAGACATTTTACAATTACTACAAAGATGACCGGCCGGACTCTCCTCTCCGGCTTCTGTGGAAGAGGATGTCTGGCGAAATGCGGCATTGCATCCAGTGTGTATCTCAGCATCATCACGCTCAAGAGATGTATGACAAGGAGTACGAGACGAGTTCTATTGGACCACTTCTTGAGGTGTTAAAGAGTATTGATGAGGAAAGGGTGACTCAGCATCTGAGAGAGATTAATGATAGATTGAAGAAGCAGGAGTATGATCATTTGCGTGATAATGTTGATGTTGTTAGTCTCATGTATGAG GTCTTGATGTTTCCTGTCTTACTGGACGATCAATCTTTGCTATCTGAATTTGAATTATTCATCGAAGCAGTCGATAATATGCATGAACTGGCTTTATCTGGACATCAACAGTTTCCG GGTGTTTATGCGTTGCTTTTTCTGAATAGAAGAGTACGCACTGTTGGTAGACGTTTAGCACGATCTATGGAGAAATTGAG GGGAGCAACAGATTTGGAACCTTTGCAGCCTTTACTGAAAAAATTCCTTGGGTTTTTAGAGACAGAAATACTACCATCAGCTTCTAAGACTTCGAGGCCAAGAGCACAGATGGAGCGCCTATCCATATGGCTTGGAATCACATCATT AATTGAGTTCCTAGAACCTCCAGCTTTTGAGGAAGGCATACTGGAGTGCTATCccattttttttgatattgtgcTCAACCATATCAGTGGCGATTCAGCTGAATTCTGTCATGCAGTAAGCTGTTTGAAAGAACTCTTCAAAATGCTTG GTTGCAAACTCTGGCTGAGGTCTACGTTGTCTCCAAGTGTGATGCGTAACACATTACTGGGCCAGTGTTTCCATACTCAAAATGAGAAAATCCATAAAGACATTTTAGATCTTTTCCCACCTTTTCTGCAG TCCCTTGAGGCTTTGCAAGATGGGGAACATGAAAAGCAACGAAGGCACTTCCTTTATTTCCTACTCCATCAGGTTCCCGTGAGCAGCAACTTCAATGTTCTTACAAGAAAACTTGCATGCAAG ATAGCCCTTCTTATTGTACACCGAGGCTACAAGATGAACCCACCATGCCCCCCTTATGAATGTGCTCATATGTG GGGCCCTTCACTTGTGGCTACTCTGAAGGATTCATCACTTCATAGTGCTCTCCGGCAACCTGCATTTAATCTTATACAGATTATTTTAGTTTCTGATGCTGCTGCCTTGCTAAGTACAATGTGGAGTAACCACAAAATTATTGATGCTGATACAAACATTTGTTTTGAGCTGAATGATGATGTTAAAGATGAAGATAGGCTTCCATTTGTTATTGATGTCGAAGATACGGATGGTATATGTTGGAGTGAATTCAGTGCACAGAGCAAGATCGCTTCTGAAGAGCACAGAGGATGGATGTGCATTCCCATGCTATGGATTGATGTTTTAGTTGATACGGACCCATCAGTCCTTCCATTGTCATTTTTGAAGGCTGTTTTCTGGGCTCGATCTCATTTGACAATGGTAGAACCTGAAACGAGTGTGCAAACAGTTAGAACCTGGCTTTCAACTTCAGCCACAGAAATCTCCACTTCATTTGGCTGGAAGGTTCCGACAGGTTTTGATGATGGTGGGGTTGGAAAGGAGTCGAAAAACTCTATCAAAGTGTCAGTGATGCATCTTCCTTTAATAAGAACATTCAACAG GTTAACCACACACTTTTTAGCTCTAATGAGGCTAGGGGAATTACGGAAGCAATGGACTTGGGAGCCAAGCATGGCAGAAAGCTTGATCCTTTCACTTTTGGATTCAAATGAT GATGTGAGACAATTTGGCAAATGTATCTTGGAGCAGGTCTCAAGCACACGGGGTCTTGCATGTGGTTTGAAGTTTCTTTGCTCCAGTGGTTTTTCTTTGGCAGCCATGTTTTTAGGCTTGAGACATGCTTTGAAAGTG GTTCAACTGGATTCTGTTGTATCGAAGTTTCAGACTTTAcaacattttttctttgttctatgCAAACTAATTAAAGAAGGGGATTTGCATAAACCAGATTTGCCACAAAATTCATCTGATGACTCAAAGATCAGAAAGTACTCTTCCCAAG AGAAATTTCGCTACTTATTATCAAGAATTGCATGGCCATCAATTCGGATGTTCTTGGTAGAAGGAAAGGCATTTATTGATTACAGTCTTTGTCAG ATGACATGTGTCCGTGTGCTTGAGATCCTCCCTGTTGTTTTCGAGAGACTTTTCCAACCTTTGTTTAAACATGCATGGGATAATGGAAAGATGGTGGAAAATCCATCCAACTTTGGATGGCTTTATGATCTGATGGATTGGGGAAAGTCATCGCTCAAAGTTGTAGTTGTCTACTGGAAGCGAACAGTAATTTATCTACTGAATCTGCTTAAAGGCTTTTGCAGTAATGCTTCTGAGTTGACTGTCAGGGCCATTGAAAAACTTATTTCATGTG ATAATATAAGCATTGATCAATTGACAGAACAAGTATCACACCTTCAGGTTGCATTATCCAAGGAAGTGTCTTTTGATAATGTAATGATCACTTCAAAACCAAAAGCTCCAGATGTGCTTCCTGTTCTTGTAGAGGATGCTGATGTTCAAATTCTAGACTCAGTATCAATGAGTGATAAGAGAAATAAAAGTGACGTGATTGTAGTTTCAGATGATGAAgctgaaaaacaaatttcacCTGTTAAGGTGGCTGCTTCCACAAGTGACTCATGTAAAATAAGTTTGGATAGCAAGAAAATTGCTCCTGCTGATAGAATTGTTTCACCAACTGATACTGAATATAAGGGATCTAGAAATGATACCTCAAGGGATCTACTGGATGACCCCCAACAAAAAGATGCATTAGACATTACCAGTCTCACTTCTCAGAAGCTGGATTCTGATAAATTAAGAGGCAAACAACCTCCTCATCTCAAATCAAAAGGTGGATCTAAAAGCAGTAAAAATGTTCCTCTTTCATCCCAATGTAGAATTGATCTGAAGAGTCCTGAGTCTGTCAGCTCAAAAAGCTCGAATGACGCTGGCAACAGCATGATTTCTGAAACAAGAGATTCAATACTGAAGGAGTTAGTGCGTGACACTGGTGCTGATCCACCAGAGGCTGCAGTAAAATCTGTGAGGCAGCAGCAGTTTAATCTGACAAAGTTAACTGCCACTGTTCCTAAACGACAAGTTATCCAACTTAAAACACCTGCTGGAAATAGATTTGGAAATTTACAGAGACTGGAGGCTGGAGTTAAAAGATTCAAGCCTCCTAGACTTGATGACTGGTATAGACCCATTTTGGAAATAGATTACTTTGCTATAGTGGGATTAGCATCTGCAAGAAAAGATGAGAATCAGACTGTTAGTAGATTAAAAGAGGTTCCTGTGTGTTTCCAATCACCAGAACAGTACGTTGACATTTTCCGGCCACTTGTTTTGGAGGAGTTTAAAGCACAGTTGCGTAGTTCCTTTTTGGAGATGTCTTCATGGGAGGAGATGTATTATGGCAGTCTATCCGTGTTGTCTGTTGAAAGGATTGATGACTTTCATCTTGTCCGGTTTGTCCACGATGAAAGTGATTCTACATCATCTAGAAGCTTTTCTGAAAATGACCTTCTTTTGCTAACTAAAGAAGCTCCAGAAAATGCATCCCATGATGTTCATATGGTTGGAAAG GTGGAGAGGCGcgaaagagagaataaaaggagGTCAAGTATACTCCTCATCAGGTTCTATTTTCTAAATGGTTCTTTGCGTTTAAATCAAGCTAGGAGGCAACTTGTCGATCGTAGCAAATGGCATGCAAGTCGCATCATGAGCATTACACCTCAACTTAGAGAATTTCAGGCTCTATCATCAATAAAGGACATTCCCATCCTTTCAGCTATCTTAAAACCTGTCAATGATTCTCTTGGTAATAATGAATCGAGAGAACTAGGTCTGAGTAATCTTTCTCAGCCCTTGCAGCAGACACTGAAGTCATCTTTTAATGACAGCCAACTGCAAGCTATAAGTGTTGCGATTGGATCAACGATTTTGAAGAAAGATTTTGATCTGTCTCTAATACAGGGTCCTCCAG GGACTGGGAAGACCAGAACCATAGTGGCCATTGTCAGTGGCTTGCTTGCTTCATTACAAGGAACAAAGGATACAAAAAATTCTCTAAAGGGACATTTGAAACAAGGTAATGGTTTGTCCATTACTTCAAGGCCAAAGATTAACCAGTCTGTTGCAATTGCCAGGGCTTGGCAGGATGCAGCGTTGGCTAGGCAGTTAAACAAGGatgttgaaagaaatgaaaagtcTGTGGAAAGTTCTTTTAGGGGAAGGGTGCTAATCTGTGCCCAATCAAATGCTGCTGTTGATGAGTTGGTGTCAAGAATTTCCAGTCAAGGACTTTATGGCAATGATGGGAAAATGTACAAGCCATATCTTGTAAGGGTTGGCAATGCAAAAACAGTTCATCTAAATTCACTTCCATTCTTTATCGATACACTTGTTGATAATCGTCTTGCTGAAGAGAGGATGCATTTGAGTAATTCTAAGAAAGATTCAGGTATAGGCTCTTCTGCAGCATTGCGTTCTAATCTGGAAAAGTTAGTTGATTGCATTAGGTTCTATGAGGCTAAGCGGGCTAACTTGAAGGATGGAAATTTGGACCTCAAAAATTCTTTGGAAGATGAATTGCATAAAGAGGATGAAACAAAGCAAATGTCAGATTCTGAATTAGAGATCACACTAAAGAAATtatatgaagaaaagaaacaactttttaAAGATCTTAGTGCTGCTCAGGTGCAAGAGAAGAAAACTAGTGAAGAAATCAGAGCAATGAAACATAAGCTACGGAAGTTGATATTAAAGGATGCTGAAATAGTGGTAACGACATTAAGTGGATGTGGTGGGGATCTCTATGTAGTTTGTTCTGAATCTatgtcaaattataaatttgcttGTCCATCTGAACATACCCTATTTGATGCAGTTGTGATTGATGAAGCAGCTCAG GCACTGGAACCTGCTACTTTGATTCCTCTTCAACTTTTAAAGTCGAATGGGACAAAGTGCATCATG GTTGGTGATCCGAAGCAGCTTCCTGCAACAGTTCTCTCTAATGTTGCAAGCAAGTTTCTTTATGAATGTAGCATGTTTGAGCGTCTACAAAGAGCTGGTCACCCAGTAACCATGCTTACCAAACAG TATAGGATGCACCCAGAGATTTGCCGGTTTCCCTCCTTGCACTTTTATGATAGCAAGTTGATGAATGGAGAGAAAATGTCAAACAAATCAGCATCATTTCATGAGATTGAGGTTCTTGGCCCTTATTTATTCTATGACATTATGGACGGCCAGGAGCTTCGCGGTAAAACTTCTGGTGCATCGTCCCTTTATAATGAACGCGAGGCTGAAGCTGCAGTTGAACTACTACGATTTTTCAAAAGGAG GTACTCGTCCGAGTTTGTTGGTGGTAGAATTGGCATCATAACTCCATACAAGTGCCAGCTCTCGCTTCTGCGCTCTCGTTTTTCTAGTGCATTTGGATCATCTGTTGTCGCTGATATGGAGTTCAATACTGTTGATGGCTTTCAGGGCCGAGAGGTTGATATACTGATACTTTCCACTGTTAGAGCAGCTGATTCAAATTCCTCTATGAATGGGCTGAGCTCCAGCAGTATTGGGTTTGTCGCTGATGTAAGACGGATGAATGTTGCCCTGACAAGAGCCAAGCTCTCCCTTTGGATTTTGGGTAATGCGAGGACCTTGCAGACGAACTGGAACTGGGCAGCTCTAGTAAAGGATGCTAAAGAGAGAAACTTGGTCATCTCAGCAAAACAGCCATATGAATCCTTGTTTGATACAGCTCCTAGGGATACTTGCAGGAGAGAAAGTATTAATAATCATTCAAGACAGTCAAAGCATGTTGAAAATTTTAGAGGCAGTGGCAAACGAGGCAAACAAAATGAACAGAAAGTGTACAGGGATAAAAACTCTATTCGTTCCGTTACTCAATGCGATGGTACTGTTGCTGGAGATGGTAAGGATTTTTATGTACAAAGTAGCAAAAGAAAACCCAGAGAGGAACATGATCTTCCAGGGAAAATGGATCTTCCAAAAAATTTCAAGTCTATAATTCCAGGGGAATCTGTTACTGGTGATGAAAGCAAGGGCAAAGACAGAAGTCAGAAGAAACTTAGCTCTggtaagaagaaagaaaaatgtgcAAATTCAAAGAGTACTAGGGAGCGTTCTGAACTTGAACTGGGTGATGGCcacaaaaatttgaaattgaacaTGTTGAGGGGACCAAAGAAATCTATTGAAGGTAAGAGAAGCCAGAAGAATTTGGACAGTTCTACATCCTCAGCTGAAGGCAGCCTCAAAAGTAAGGAGGTCAATGATGGTAGAGATCCTAATCCTATAGGTGCTTCTTTAGATTTAATTACAAAGAGGAAACAACAACGTGAAGCTGTTGAGGCCATTCTAAACTCATCTCTCATTTCCTCCAAGAAGTCAGAACCATCAATGAAATCTATGTCTGCCAAAAGGCCTCCTTCTCCAACCTCAGCTGTAAGTGGTGGAATCAGACCACCCAAGACAAGAAAAG ACAATCTAAAAGAGAAACCTGGATACTTTGTGTAA